The sequence below is a genomic window from Actinomycetes bacterium.
AAGAAGTCGTGACCCAGGAGGTCCATGCGCTCGATCGCCTCTTCCGGGGCCATTGGCTTCATCTCGATGCGCTTGAACCGGACGATGGCCGGGCCGACGGGCTGCTCGGCGGCCTGGGGCTCGTCGAGGAGCGGAGCGAGCGACTTGGTGCCCTCGGCGTGCTGGGTCCTGTCCACCCGGCGGCTCTTGAGCTTCTTGATCTGGGACTTGAGCCGGTCGATGACCCGGTCGACAGCGGCGGTGGGATCGGGCGCGCTGGCGTGGGCCCGGACGAGCCGGGACTTGGTGGTGAGGGTCACCTCGACCCGGTGGGCGTCGGCCACCCGGGGGTTGCGCTCCTCGGAGAACTCGACGTCCATGGCCAGGATGCGGTCGTCGAAGCGCTCCACCTTGGCGAGCTTGCGCTCGGCGTGGGCCCGCAGCTTGTCGGACACGTCGGTGTTCTTGCCCTTCACCGTCACCTGCATGGCAGCTCCCCCATCCTGATCGTCGGCCGACGGCCGCGGAGGCGGGCACACGCCCTGGCCCGGTCCCACCCGTTGTCG
It includes:
- the raiA gene encoding ribosome-associated translation inhibitor RaiA encodes the protein MQVTVKGKNTDVSDKLRAHAERKLAKVERFDDRILAMDVEFSEERNPRVADAHRVEVTLTTKSRLVRAHASAPDPTAAVDRVIDRLKSQIKKLKSRRVDRTQHAEGTKSLAPLLDEPQAAEQPVGPAIVRFKRIEMKPMAPEEAIERMDLLGHDFFLFSNAETEQANVVYRRRSGDYGLIEPET